Proteins co-encoded in one Dasypus novemcinctus isolate mDasNov1 chromosome 18, mDasNov1.1.hap2, whole genome shotgun sequence genomic window:
- the LOC139436832 gene encoding uncharacterized protein, producing MKPFVNRLFEDIISREEPHGIRGLPRIDHQTRNKCPVIQLGAGNDVGSPRPHTRHPPLPTPTSTPHPPLPTPASTHTRLYPHPPLPTPASTHTRTRLYPHPPLPTPTSTHTHLYPHPPLPTPAPTSTHTHLYPHPHPPLPCTHLYPAPTSTHTHLYPAPTSTHIRLYPHPPLPTPTSTLHPPLPTSASTHTHLYPHPPLPCTRLYPHPPLPCTHLYPAPTSTLHPPLPTPTSTHTHLYPAPASTRTRLYPHPPLPCTHLYPHPPLPAPASTRTRLYPAPTSTRTRLYPAPASTLHPPLPAPTSTHIRLYPHPPLPTPTSTHTRLYPHPPLPTPASTHTRLYPHPPLPTPASTHTRLYPHPPLPAPASTRTHLYPHPPLPCTHLYPHPPLPTPASTHTHLYPAPTSTLHPPLPTPTSTHTHLYPAPTSTLHPPLPTPTSTLHPPLPTFASTHTHLYPHPPLPCTHLYPHPPLPTPTSTLHPPLPTSASTHTHLYPAPASTRTRLYTAPASTRTRLYPHPPLPTPASTPHPPLPRTRLYPHPPLPTPTSTHTHLYPHPPLPTPTSTLHPPLPTPTSTQHPPLPAPASTHTRLYTAPASTHTRLYPHPPLPTPASTPHPPLPTPTSTPHPPLYPHPPLPTPASTHTRLYTAPASTYTHLYTAPASIPTPTSTHTRLYPHPPLHRTRLYLHPPLHRTRLYPHPPLPTPASTHTRLYTAPASIYTHLYTAPASIPTPTSTHTRLYPHPPLHRTRLYPHPPLHRTRLYPHPPLHRTRLYPHPPLHPHPPLPTPTSTHTRLYPHPPLPTPASTHTHLYTAPASTHTRLYPQPPLPRTRLYTAPASTHTRLYPHPPLPTPTSTHTRLYPAPASTPRLYQKYVGGGG from the coding sequence CACCCACCTCTACCCACACCCACCTCTACCCCGCACCCACCTCTACCCACACCCGCCTCTACCCACACCCGCCTCTACCCACACCCACCTCTACCCACACCCGCCTCTACCCACACCCGCACCCGCCTCTACCCACACCCGCCTCTACCCACACCCACCTCTACCCACACCCACCTCTACCCACACCCACCTCTACCCACACCCGCACCCACCTCTACCCACACCCACCTctacccacacccacacccacctcTACCCTGCACCCACCTCTACCCTGCACCCACCTCTACCCACACCCACCTCTACCCTGCACCCACCTCTACCCACATCCGCCTCTACCCACACCCGCCTCTACCCACACCCACCTCTACCCTGCACCCACCTCTACCCACATCCGCCTCTACACACACCCACCTCTACCCACACCCACCTCTACCCTGCACCCGCCTCTACCCACACCCACCTCTACCCTGCACCCACCTCTACCCTGCACCCACCTCTACCCTGCACCCGCCTCTACCCACACCCACCTCTACCCACACCCACCTCTACCCTGCACCCGCCTCTACCCGCACCCGCCTCTACCCGCACCCGCCTCTACCCTGCACCCACCTCTACCCGCACCCGCCTCTACCCGCACCCGCCTCTACCCGCACCCGCCTCTACCCTGCACCCACCTCTACCCGCACCCGCCTCTACCCTGCACCCGCCTCTACCCTGCACCCGCCTCTACCTGCACCCACCTCTACCCACATCCGCCTCTACCCACACCCGCCTCTACCCACACCCACCTCTACCCACACCCGCCTCTACCCACACCCGCCTCTACCCACACCCGCCTCTACCCACACCCGCCTCTACCCACACCCGCCTCTACCCACACCCGCCTCTACCCACACCCGCCTCTACCCGCACCCGCCTCTACCCGCACCCGCCTCTACCCGCACCCACCTCTACCCACACCCACCTCTACCCTGCACCCACCTCTACCCACATCCGCCTCTACCCACACCCGCCTCTACCCACACCCACCTCTACCCTGCACCCACCTCTACCCTGCACCCACCTCTACCCACACCCACCTCTACCCACACCCACCTCTACCCTGCACCCACCTCTACCCTGCACCCGCCTCTACCCACACCCACCTCTACCCTGCACCCACCTCTACCCACATTCGCCTCTACCCACACCCACCTCTACCCACACCCACCTCTACCCTGCACCCACCTCTACCCACATCCGCCTCTACCCACACCCACCTCTACCCTGCACCCACCTCTACCCACATCCGCCTCTACCCACACCCACCTCTACCCTGCACCCGCCTCTACCCGCACCCGCCTCTACACAGCACCCGCCTCTACCCGCACCCGCCTCTACCCGCACCCGCCTCTACCCACACCCGCCTCTACACCGCACCCGCCTCTACCCCGCACCCGCCTCTACCCACACCCGCCTCTACCCACACCCACCTCTACCCACACCCACCTCTACCCACACCCGCCTCTACCCACACCCACCTCTACCCTGCACCCGCCTCTACCCACACCCACCTCTACACAGCACCCGCCTCTACCTGCACCCGCCTCTACCCACACCCGCCTCTACACCGCACCCGCCTCTACCCACACCCGCCTCTACCCACACCCACCTCTACCCACACCCGCCTCTACACCGCACCCGCCTCTACCTACACCCACCTCTACACCGCACCCGCCTCTATACCCACACCCACCTCTACCCACACCCGCCTCTACCCACACCCGCCTCTACACCGCACCCGCCTCTACCTACACCCACCTCTACACCGCACCCGCCTCTATACCCACACCCACCTCTACCCACACCCGCCTCTACCCACACCCGCCTCTACACCGCACCCGCCTCTACCTACACCCACCTCTACACCGCACCCGCCTCTACCCACACCCACCTCTACCCACACCCGCCTCTACCCACACCCGCCTCTACACCGCACCCGCCTCTATCTACACCCACCTCTACACCGCACCCGCCTCTATACCCACACCCACCTCTACCCACACCCGCCTCTACCCACACCCACCTCTACACCGCACCCGCCTCTACCCACACCCGCCTCTACACCGCACCCGCCTCTACCCACACCCGCCTCTACACCGCACCCGCCTCTACCCACACCCGCCTCTACACCCGCACCCGCCTCTACCTACACCCACCTCTACCCACACCCGCCTCTACCCACACCCACCTCTACCCACACCCGCCTCTACCCACACCCACCTCTACACCGCACCCGCCTCTACCCACACCCGCCTCTACCCACAACCGCCTCTACCCCGCACCCGCCTCTACACCGCACCCGCCTCTACCCACACCCGCCTCTACCCACACCCGCCTCTACCCACACCCACCTCTACCCACACCCGCCTCTACCCCGCACCCGCCTCTACACCGCGCCTTTACCAGAAATACGTGGGTGGTGGTGGGTGA